In Ruminococcaceae bacterium BL-4, one DNA window encodes the following:
- a CDS encoding putative NADPH-Fe(3+) oxidoreductase subunit beta (Evidence 3 : Putative function from multiple computational evidences; Product type e : enzyme), translating into MSRLYIKTQSEAQAVVEQLYRSVEQRIAASPPGLCPIDMALNFLNLCHAQTCGKCVPCRIGLGQLSEMLQRVLDGEASMHILHQIHVTAQVIVDTADCAIGVNAAQLVLQGLQGFRDDYEEHILHHRCLGALHTPVPCVALCPAGVDIPGYISLINSGRCDDAIRLIRKDNPMPLACGYICDHPCEARCRRSMVDDPINIRGLKRYAADHAGEVPQPKCAPSTGKKIAVVGGGPGGLSAAYYLALMGHKVTVYEHHRQLGGMMWYGIPDYRLPREKLDAEIRSILTLGIEVKTEINVGTDITFSKLKQDYDCLYLSIGANSDKKLGIEGEDDCHGVVSAVELLKHIGDNEMPDFTDQRIVVVGGGNVAMDVTRSAIRLGAKKVTCVYRRRQEDMTAQKEEIVGAIAEGAEVQTLQVPIRIEANEKGNVAALWTQPQIIGEKDSRGRPRPKTADVPQKRIAADIVVVAIGQGIETAGFEQTGIKIQRSGTLLANSNTEMPEMEGVFAGGDCVTGPATVIQAIAAGKVAAANIDEYLGFHHEIKAEVEVPTPRFYDMQPRGRIDVTMREASERKCDFECIECGMTDEEAKQESSRCLRCDHFGYGNFKGGREKQW; encoded by the coding sequence ATGAGCCGATTGTATATTAAGACGCAAAGCGAAGCTCAGGCCGTTGTAGAACAGCTTTACCGAAGTGTGGAGCAGCGGATCGCGGCAAGCCCTCCGGGGCTGTGCCCAATTGATATGGCGCTGAATTTTTTAAACTTATGTCATGCGCAGACATGCGGAAAATGTGTTCCATGCCGTATTGGATTGGGGCAGCTGTCTGAAATGCTGCAGCGGGTGCTTGATGGAGAAGCTTCCATGCATATTCTGCATCAAATTCATGTGACCGCACAGGTCATTGTGGATACGGCAGACTGTGCGATCGGTGTAAATGCAGCACAGCTTGTTCTTCAGGGATTGCAGGGATTTCGGGATGATTACGAAGAACATATTCTTCATCACCGCTGCCTGGGAGCTCTACATACGCCGGTTCCTTGTGTTGCGCTTTGCCCAGCGGGAGTCGATATTCCCGGGTATATTTCTCTGATTAACAGCGGACGCTGCGATGATGCGATCCGCCTGATTCGAAAAGATAATCCAATGCCGCTTGCCTGCGGATATATCTGCGATCACCCCTGCGAAGCGCGCTGTCGCCGAAGCATGGTAGATGACCCAATCAATATCCGTGGCCTTAAACGCTATGCTGCCGATCATGCGGGAGAAGTACCGCAGCCTAAATGCGCACCATCTACCGGCAAAAAGATCGCAGTTGTAGGCGGAGGACCGGGAGGATTGTCGGCGGCCTATTATCTTGCACTGATGGGTCATAAGGTTACGGTCTATGAACATCATCGGCAGCTAGGCGGGATGATGTGGTATGGAATTCCGGATTACCGGTTGCCGAGAGAAAAGCTGGATGCAGAAATTCGTTCGATTTTGACCTTGGGAATTGAAGTAAAAACAGAGATCAATGTAGGAACAGATATTACATTTAGTAAATTAAAGCAAGACTATGATTGTTTGTATCTTTCGATTGGAGCCAACAGCGATAAAAAGCTGGGGATTGAAGGGGAAGATGACTGTCATGGCGTTGTTTCGGCTGTGGAACTTTTAAAGCATATCGGGGATAACGAGATGCCCGATTTTACAGACCAAAGAATTGTTGTTGTAGGCGGCGGAAACGTTGCAATGGACGTGACGCGCAGTGCCATACGGCTTGGCGCAAAAAAGGTGACTTGTGTGTATCGACGCCGTCAGGAAGATATGACAGCACAAAAAGAAGAGATTGTCGGAGCAATTGCAGAAGGAGCCGAAGTTCAGACTTTGCAGGTTCCTATTCGGATTGAAGCAAATGAAAAGGGCAATGTGGCGGCACTTTGGACCCAGCCGCAGATTATTGGAGAAAAAGATTCCCGCGGACGTCCACGCCCTAAAACAGCAGATGTCCCACAGAAACGGATCGCTGCAGATATTGTTGTAGTGGCAATCGGTCAGGGAATCGAGACGGCTGGATTTGAGCAAACCGGCATTAAAATTCAGCGCAGCGGTACCTTGCTTGCAAATTCGAATACGGAGATGCCTGAGATGGAGGGCGTCTTTGCCGGAGGGGACTGTGTAACCGGTCCGGCTACTGTCATTCAGGCGATTGCAGCCGGAAAGGTAGCAGCTGCCAATATTGATGAATATTTGGGGTTCCATCATGAAATTAAGGCCGAGGTCGAAGTGCCGACTCCGCGGTTTTATGACATGCAGCCGCGAGGGCGCATCGATGTTACGATGCGGGAGGCTTCAGAGCGAAAATGCGACTTTGAATGTATTGAATGCGGCATGACGGATGAAGAAGCCAAGCAGGAATCATCTCGCTGCCTGCGGTGTGATCACTTTGGATATGGAAACTTTAAGGGAGGTCGTGAAAAACAATGGTAA
- the hndD gene encoding NADP-reducing hydrogenase subunit HndD (Evidence 2a : Function from experimental evidences in other organisms; Product type e : enzyme) has translation MVNATIDGLSVCVENGTSILDAAKSVGILIPHLCYLKEINEIAACRVCVVEVDGTDRLVPACNNELLEGMVVRTNSPRVRQARRTNLRLILSQHDTSCTTCIRNGNCMLQKLSNDLNIHYQPYRVRMERTEIDMDVPLIREASKCIKCMRCIQICDKVQNMKIWDVAGTGSRTTVDVSYNRKLKDTDCTYCGQCVTHCPTGALTARDDTNEVFHALADPEITTVVQVAPAVRVAWAEAFQLSPEFATIGRLVSALRHVGFDYVFDTDFSADLTIVEESHELAKKLTHRNQYRWPMFTSCCPAWVRFLKSQYPSYVDCLSTAKSPQQMFGSVVKSYFAEQKGIDPKKLFVVSIMPCIAKKQECELPTMKDAHGVPSVDAVLTTREICRVFHSEHIVPVNLKEESFDSPLGTSTGAGVIFGATGGVMVAALRSAYCFLTGSKPDPDAFQLVQKTHPWKEGTFSIPKIGKVHVAAVSGLSNTRRLMEAIDKGDVSYDFVEVMACPGGCAGGGGQPIHEGMELAKKRGECLWQIDSAMPLRFSHENPEVQILYRKYLGQPLKGKAHDLLHTDHNAWEMPSQILKENEQKSKEY, from the coding sequence ATGGTAAATGCAACAATAGACGGCCTTTCTGTCTGTGTAGAAAACGGAACTTCAATTTTGGACGCAGCAAAAAGTGTTGGAATTTTGATTCCGCATTTGTGCTATTTAAAAGAGATCAATGAAATTGCAGCTTGTCGTGTCTGTGTTGTGGAAGTGGATGGGACAGACCGCCTTGTGCCGGCCTGCAATAATGAATTGCTCGAGGGTATGGTGGTTCGCACGAATTCACCTCGTGTTCGGCAGGCTCGGCGTACTAATCTGCGGCTGATCCTTTCGCAGCATGATACAAGTTGTACCACCTGTATCCGTAATGGAAACTGTATGCTGCAAAAGCTTTCCAATGATCTCAATATTCATTATCAGCCATATCGAGTTCGTATGGAACGCACGGAGATCGATATGGATGTGCCTTTGATTCGAGAGGCCAGTAAGTGCATTAAATGTATGCGGTGTATCCAAATCTGTGATAAAGTACAGAATATGAAGATTTGGGATGTGGCTGGAACCGGATCCAGAACAACGGTTGACGTTTCTTATAACCGGAAATTAAAGGATACCGACTGTACTTATTGTGGACAGTGTGTGACCCATTGTCCTACTGGGGCACTGACGGCCAGAGATGATACAAATGAAGTGTTTCACGCTTTGGCAGATCCGGAAATTACAACGGTGGTGCAGGTTGCGCCTGCTGTTCGGGTGGCGTGGGCGGAAGCGTTTCAGCTTTCACCGGAGTTTGCAACGATTGGCCGCTTGGTGTCAGCTTTGCGGCATGTGGGCTTTGACTATGTTTTTGATACCGATTTTTCCGCTGATTTGACGATTGTAGAGGAAAGCCATGAGCTTGCTAAAAAATTGACCCACCGCAATCAATATCGTTGGCCGATGTTTACTTCCTGCTGTCCGGCGTGGGTACGGTTCTTAAAATCGCAGTATCCTTCTTATGTAGATTGCCTTTCTACAGCAAAATCTCCGCAGCAGATGTTTGGATCGGTCGTGAAGAGCTATTTTGCAGAGCAGAAGGGAATTGACCCCAAAAAGCTGTTTGTAGTTTCTATCATGCCCTGTATTGCCAAAAAACAAGAATGTGAATTGCCGACCATGAAGGATGCTCACGGAGTGCCATCGGTAGATGCTGTACTTACAACCCGTGAAATCTGTCGTGTTTTTCACAGTGAACATATTGTACCGGTTAATTTAAAGGAAGAATCCTTTGATTCTCCGTTGGGTACCAGTACTGGAGCCGGTGTGATCTTTGGTGCTACCGGAGGTGTAATGGTTGCCGCGCTGCGTTCAGCGTATTGCTTTTTGACTGGGTCTAAGCCGGATCCGGATGCTTTTCAGCTTGTTCAAAAAACGCACCCGTGGAAGGAAGGAACGTTTTCCATTCCGAAAATCGGAAAAGTTCATGTGGCAGCGGTAAGCGGCCTTTCTAATACACGCAGACTGATGGAAGCAATCGATAAAGGTGATGTTTCCTATGACTTTGTAGAAGTGATGGCTTGTCCGGGAGGCTGTGCCGGAGGCGGTGGACAGCCGATTCATGAAGGGATGGAATTGGCGAAAAAGCGTGGAGAGTGTCTCTGGCAGATTGATTCTGCGATGCCGCTTCGCTTTTCCCACGAGAATCCGGAAGTCCAAATTTTGTATCGAAAATATTTGGGACAACCGCTTAAGGGAAAAGCGCATGATCTTTTACATACCGATCATAATGCGTGGGAAATGCCGTCGCAGATTTTAAAAGAAAACGAACAGAAATCAAAAGAATATTAA
- a CDS encoding conserved protein of unknown function (Evidence 4 : Unknown function but conserved in other organisms) produces the protein MKDMELPLGFGMALAQNEAAMQKFESLSKEEKEAILQKTHTIDSKNEMRALVDSLTSENFSAFS, from the coding sequence TTGAAAGACATGGAACTGCCTTTGGGATTCGGTATGGCATTGGCACAAAATGAAGCAGCCATGCAAAAGTTTGAATCCTTATCTAAAGAGGAAAAAGAAGCTATTCTTCAAAAAACGCACACGATCGATTCCAAAAATGAAATGCGTGCACTGGTTGACAGCCTTACCTCTGAAAACTTTTCCGCTTTTTCATAA
- a CDS encoding Methylated-DNA--protein-cysteine methyltransferase — protein sequence MYYLSHYSSPVGFLSLVATDQSLVGLWIEGQKYFKSTLSDPPIEQENLPILSMTKLWLDRYFAGERPSISELSLSPSGSKFRQTIWKILCSIPYGQVMTYGEVAKEAAVILKKEKMSAQAVGGAVGHNPISIIIPCHRVIGTNGNLTGYAGGIDKKQKLLKLEGVDLLKIQREKKAKAALQK from the coding sequence ATGTACTATTTATCACATTATTCCTCACCCGTGGGTTTTCTATCTCTAGTCGCAACCGACCAATCTCTAGTAGGGCTATGGATCGAAGGGCAAAAATATTTTAAAAGTACCTTGTCAGATCCTCCAATCGAACAAGAAAATCTACCCATCTTATCCATGACGAAACTTTGGCTGGATCGATATTTTGCAGGGGAAAGACCTTCTATCTCTGAACTATCTCTCTCTCCTTCCGGCAGCAAATTTCGCCAGACGATCTGGAAAATCTTATGCTCTATTCCATACGGTCAAGTCATGACATACGGAGAGGTGGCCAAAGAAGCAGCAGTTATCCTAAAAAAAGAAAAGATGTCTGCACAGGCAGTCGGCGGTGCGGTCGGACATAATCCGATTTCAATCATCATTCCATGCCATCGGGTTATCGGTACAAATGGAAACCTCACCGGCTATGCAGGCGGGATTGATAAAAAACAAAAGCTGCTGAAGCTAGAAGGCGTTGATCTATTAAAAATACAACGTGAAAAAAAGGCAAAAGCAGCCTTACAAAAATAA
- a CDS encoding Sialidase: MSEISLKDIETYGENGYDMYRVPGMVVLSNDDVLLYYEARAAASDQRRLLLRRSCNKGKSFGEPSALKKEKDGVMVHNPLMISGTGKEVYFFWNEDYKRLYFQKSKDYGENWLPQVELTSVVEGWRKDWPLTLFAVAPGHGLQMKNGILVLPLWLSCGINAHNPACFASLYSKDHGDTWKRSNLVLSNDDVLDPTEGEVAELSDGSLLATLRHGAPETRLRAFVRGTPEHWGNAYLDPSLPDPICAGSIISLPDQTLLFSNCAWKDEAYLLQYRAGGTLHWSKNARQNLTLRRSMDDGKTWSKGIQLLKQGGYSDLGCSVDGDFLYCFFERGWIGGDCIYNKHLTFAQIKKEVF; encoded by the coding sequence ATGAGTGAAATTTCTCTGAAAGACATCGAGACGTATGGGGAAAACGGTTACGACATGTACCGGGTGCCGGGGATGGTAGTGCTTAGCAACGATGACGTTTTGCTGTACTATGAAGCGCGCGCTGCTGCGTCGGATCAGCGAAGATTGCTCTTGCGGCGAAGCTGTAACAAAGGCAAAAGTTTTGGCGAACCTTCCGCTTTAAAAAAAGAAAAGGACGGAGTTATGGTACATAATCCTCTGATGATTTCAGGAACAGGAAAGGAGGTCTATTTTTTCTGGAATGAGGATTATAAACGATTGTATTTTCAGAAAAGCAAAGATTATGGGGAAAACTGGCTGCCTCAAGTGGAACTGACAAGTGTTGTGGAAGGCTGGAGAAAAGATTGGCCATTAACATTGTTTGCAGTTGCACCAGGGCACGGCCTTCAAATGAAAAATGGGATTTTGGTGCTCCCGTTGTGGCTCAGCTGTGGAATCAATGCCCATAATCCAGCCTGCTTTGCTTCTCTTTATAGTAAAGATCACGGGGATACATGGAAAAGGAGTAACTTAGTTCTTTCCAATGATGATGTTCTTGACCCTACGGAGGGAGAAGTTGCGGAGCTTTCAGACGGTAGTTTGTTGGCGACTTTGCGTCATGGAGCTCCGGAAACTCGTCTCAGGGCTTTTGTAAGGGGAACTCCGGAACATTGGGGGAATGCTTATCTGGATCCTTCTTTGCCGGATCCGATTTGTGCCGGAAGCATTATATCTTTGCCCGACCAAACCTTGCTTTTTTCAAACTGTGCATGGAAAGATGAAGCATACCTTTTACAGTATCGTGCAGGCGGAACATTGCATTGGAGCAAGAACGCGCGGCAGAATCTGACTTTGCGGAGAAGCATGGATGATGGAAAAACATGGAGTAAAGGAATTCAGCTTTTAAAGCAGGGAGGATATTCGGATTTGGGATGCAGCGTAGACGGGGACTTTCTTTACTGCTTCTTTGAACGTGGTTGGATAGGCGGTGACTGTATTTATAATAAGCATTTGACTTTTGCTCAAATCAAAAAAGAAGTTTTCTGA
- a CDS encoding Hydantoinase/oxoprolinase family protein, with amino-acid sequence MGYMIGVDVGGTFTDFSVFNQETGELFHYKDSSTPADPSRAIVKGVQDVLKIKKAKADEVVYLAHGTTVGTNALIEKKGARMGLITTKGFKDLMEIGTQRRPSLYDLQAQKPVQLIPSGLNCTVPERILFNGEVETPLDEEETRKVIRYLKSKKVSSIAVCTLFSFINPKHEERIKELIAEEFPEAYVTISSELTPEFREYSRMSTTVLNSYLGPVMKEYVHNFRESIRDLGVEVEPYITQSNGSIISIKETIDCPIKCAVSGPSAGAVAASYIGKQCNADKVITFDMGGTSADISLIENYTPQVSNERDVEGYPCRIPMINIITIGAGGGSIAKIDEGGALKVGPRSAGATPGPACYERGGEDPCVTDANIVLGKLNQKKILGGRMDVNLKLAEEAIQKKICDRSDLSIPEAANGIITVVNSNMVRAVRSVSVEKGYDVREFSLMAFGGAGPLHACEVAKDLGIHTVIIPPHPGTFCSLGLLLADTKFDMSRTMIVDGVAENLAVVNEQFQSMIQQGTESLDREEVPQDRRRFEFSIDMRYQRQNFEINIPVSSGKISKKEMEKAIRDFHAEHKRSYGYCNEKAAVQFVSYRVSAIGIIDKPEMKPAPLTPDAPLPKPIETRKVLFQGKNEYVKTPVYQRFDFVPGQTLCGPCILEQMDTTLVVPKNWTLHVDGYENLLIKDNEVN; translated from the coding sequence ATGGGTTATATGATTGGTGTCGATGTGGGCGGCACTTTTACAGACTTTTCGGTTTTCAATCAGGAAACTGGAGAACTGTTCCATTACAAAGACAGTTCCACACCGGCGGATCCTTCCCGAGCAATCGTAAAAGGAGTTCAGGATGTACTGAAGATTAAGAAGGCAAAAGCTGATGAAGTCGTTTATTTGGCGCATGGCACAACAGTCGGGACGAATGCCCTGATTGAGAAAAAAGGCGCACGTATGGGACTAATTACAACCAAAGGATTTAAAGATCTGATGGAAATCGGAACCCAGCGTCGTCCGTCTCTTTATGATTTGCAGGCACAAAAGCCGGTGCAGCTCATTCCTTCAGGCTTAAATTGTACGGTTCCGGAACGAATCCTTTTTAACGGTGAGGTAGAGACTCCTTTGGATGAGGAGGAAACCAGAAAAGTAATTCGGTATCTGAAATCTAAAAAAGTTTCCAGCATTGCAGTCTGCACACTCTTCAGCTTTATTAATCCAAAGCATGAAGAGCGGATCAAAGAATTGATTGCAGAGGAATTTCCGGAAGCGTATGTTACGATTTCCAGTGAACTGACACCGGAATTCCGGGAATATAGCCGCATGAGTACAACCGTTCTTAATAGCTATCTTGGACCGGTCATGAAAGAGTATGTGCATAATTTCCGCGAATCGATTCGTGACCTTGGGGTAGAAGTGGAACCGTATATTACGCAGTCTAATGGTTCAATTATTTCGATTAAAGAAACAATCGACTGCCCCATTAAATGTGCAGTTTCCGGACCTTCTGCAGGAGCGGTTGCTGCTTCTTATATCGGTAAACAATGTAATGCCGATAAGGTCATTACATTTGATATGGGCGGAACCAGTGCAGATATTTCTCTGATAGAAAATTATACGCCGCAGGTTTCCAATGAGCGTGATGTAGAAGGATATCCATGCCGGATTCCAATGATCAATATCATTACAATCGGAGCAGGCGGCGGTTCTATTGCAAAAATCGATGAAGGCGGCGCACTGAAGGTTGGCCCACGTTCAGCCGGTGCAACGCCCGGACCTGCCTGTTATGAGCGCGGCGGAGAAGATCCCTGCGTAACAGATGCCAATATTGTTCTTGGAAAATTAAATCAGAAAAAGATTCTCGGTGGCAGAATGGATGTCAATTTGAAGTTGGCAGAAGAAGCCATCCAGAAAAAGATTTGTGATCGAAGCGATCTGAGCATACCGGAAGCGGCAAACGGAATTATTACCGTTGTCAATTCCAACATGGTGCGTGCGGTGCGCAGCGTATCGGTCGAAAAAGGATACGATGTGCGTGAATTCAGCCTGATGGCATTTGGCGGAGCGGGACCGTTACACGCCTGCGAAGTTGCCAAAGACCTCGGAATTCATACCGTTATCATTCCGCCGCATCCGGGTACTTTTTGCAGCTTGGGACTGCTTCTTGCAGATACCAAATTTGATATGAGCCGGACCATGATCGTAGATGGTGTTGCTGAAAATCTTGCTGTAGTAAATGAACAGTTCCAGAGTATGATCCAGCAGGGAACCGAGTCTCTGGACCGTGAAGAGGTACCGCAGGATCGCCGCAGATTTGAATTTTCCATTGATATGCGTTATCAGCGCCAGAATTTTGAAATTAATATTCCGGTAAGCAGCGGCAAGATCAGTAAAAAAGAGATGGAAAAGGCAATCCGTGATTTCCATGCAGAACATAAGCGCAGCTACGGATACTGCAATGAAAAAGCAGCAGTACAGTTTGTCAGCTATCGTGTATCCGCAATCGGAATCATTGATAAGCCGGAAATGAAGCCTGCTCCGCTTACCCCGGATGCTCCTCTGCCAAAACCGATTGAAACCCGTAAAGTATTGTTCCAAGGGAAAAACGAATATGTAAAGACTCCGGTTTACCAGCGCTTTGACTTTGTACCCGGACAAACACTTTGCGGTCCGTGCATTTTGGAACAGATGGATACAACGCTTGTGGTTCCCAAAAACTGGACTCTTCATGTGGATGGATATGAAAACTTGTTGATTAAAGATAATGAGGTGAACTGA
- a CDS encoding N-methylhydantoinase B produces MAGKKADTVTVEVVRNLLMSIAEETYGIIIRSAYSTNMKERHDVCTAVIDPDGNSVAQVESLAALLGSMLSVVPNIYEKFGKENVKPGDMFIANDPYHGGGNHLPDIVIAAPAFSGEKLIGWIANIAHHSDIGGKVPGSTSGDADSIFQEGIRIPVIRIREGGELIPSVMDMLLDNTRVPQERYGDLTAQMSANLIGIQRIEEAYEHYHDTLIDCMEELIRYSERRVRAVVKKLPDGTYPYIDYVDGCGDKYPDPLPISVAVTIKGDHLIFDFTGTADQIEAPINVPYPCTKAAVFFAVKALMGSDIPANEGINRAIQIIAPKGCIVNPNEPAPIGAQIDCSQRIPDAIFGALAPVFPDTVVTAGNGACTTTILSGNGEIGTDNVFIFHEVIAGGGGASRHYDGLSGVQVNMTNTSNMPIEATEMEFTKILARKYELKKDSGGAGEMRGGCGIERELEILQDHVLYTGLGDRHKFHPWGLEGGLEGGTGGFYHVETDGKITKMGHKTTSKPMKKGDVIRVITPGAGGYGDPKKRPVEKVLQDVVEQKVSVEKAKELYGVVILETSDGDYHVDEKATAALR; encoded by the coding sequence ATGGCGGGAAAGAAAGCAGATACCGTTACGGTAGAAGTGGTACGAAACCTTTTAATGAGTATTGCTGAAGAGACTTATGGAATCATTATTCGCAGTGCTTATTCGACGAATATGAAAGAGCGCCATGACGTTTGCACTGCTGTAATCGATCCAGATGGAAACAGTGTGGCACAGGTGGAAAGCTTGGCGGCTCTTCTCGGTTCTATGCTGAGTGTTGTACCGAATATTTATGAAAAATTCGGCAAGGAGAATGTAAAGCCCGGCGATATGTTTATTGCCAATGACCCCTATCATGGCGGCGGCAATCATCTGCCGGATATTGTGATTGCAGCGCCTGCCTTTTCCGGCGAAAAATTGATTGGCTGGATCGCAAATATTGCCCACCATTCCGATATCGGCGGAAAAGTACCTGGTTCCACTTCGGGGGATGCGGACAGTATCTTCCAGGAAGGAATCCGTATTCCTGTCATTCGGATTCGCGAGGGCGGAGAACTGATTCCCAGTGTGATGGACATGCTTCTGGATAATACCCGTGTGCCGCAGGAACGTTATGGAGATCTCACGGCACAGATGTCGGCAAACTTGATCGGAATCCAGAGAATTGAAGAAGCGTATGAACATTATCATGACACGCTGATTGACTGTATGGAGGAACTGATTCGGTATTCAGAACGCCGTGTGCGTGCAGTTGTCAAAAAGCTGCCCGACGGGACTTATCCCTATATCGACTATGTCGACGGCTGCGGCGATAAATATCCGGATCCTCTGCCGATCTCTGTGGCGGTGACCATTAAGGGAGATCATCTGATCTTTGACTTTACCGGAACTGCAGATCAGATTGAGGCACCAATCAACGTACCTTATCCCTGTACAAAAGCGGCTGTGTTTTTTGCAGTAAAAGCCCTCATGGGCAGTGATATTCCTGCCAATGAGGGAATTAATCGCGCCATTCAGATCATTGCACCGAAAGGCTGCATTGTTAATCCAAATGAGCCTGCACCAATCGGAGCACAGATTGACTGCAGCCAGCGTATTCCGGATGCAATTTTTGGAGCACTCGCACCGGTGTTCCCGGATACCGTTGTAACAGCAGGAAATGGTGCCTGCACAACAACGATCCTTTCCGGAAATGGAGAAATCGGTACCGATAACGTCTTTATTTTCCATGAGGTAATTGCCGGCGGCGGCGGAGCATCGCGTCATTATGATGGCCTCTCCGGGGTACAAGTGAACATGACGAATACCTCTAATATGCCGATCGAAGCAACAGAAATGGAATTCACAAAGATTCTTGCCCGAAAATATGAACTTAAAAAAGATTCCGGAGGCGCTGGAGAAATGCGCGGCGGCTGCGGAATCGAAAGAGAGCTGGAAATTCTGCAGGATCATGTTTTATATACTGGCCTTGGCGATCGTCATAAGTTCCATCCGTGGGGATTAGAGGGAGGCCTCGAAGGAGGCACCGGAGGTTTCTATCATGTTGAAACGGACGGTAAGATCACGAAGATGGGGCATAAGACAACCAGTAAGCCGATGAAAAAGGGCGATGTGATCCGTGTAATTACGCCGGGAGCCGGCGGATACGGAGATCCTAAAAAACGGCCGGTAGAAAAAGTCTTACAAGATGTTGTCGAGCAGAAAGTATCAGTTGAAAAAGCAAAAGAACTGTATGGTGTTGTTATTTTGGAAACTTCGGACGGAGACTACCATGTTGACGAAAAAGCGACTGCAGCACTGCGCTGA
- a CDS encoding Fructoselysine 6-phosphate deglycase, producing the protein MIKGMQEVTDVMEQVKAQFEKVNGGLKYVVFVACGGSLASSYPARYLLNAESKNLSVFGYNSNEFVHATPKCVGKNSLVICTSTKATAETVEAVKTAKNLGAVTIGLTGYADSLTAKTAQYYITYYHADEWYEDASLVHYNSQGTALKVAFWLLKEYDHYQNYEKALEGFEKLPAIYAAAHETMKPISVQFGMRYKDDTVFNVLGSGVAWEAVYSDAFCFFQEMQTVHCVPIHSGEYFHGAFETTDASLAVLLLKSVGRTRYLDERAERFLDQFGGHHFVVDAKELGLDQLDASVAEYFNSLLLHPISKQLIAAMGEVRMHPMTYRRYMWKFDY; encoded by the coding sequence ATGATCAAAGGAATGCAGGAAGTTACCGATGTTATGGAACAGGTAAAAGCTCAGTTCGAAAAAGTGAATGGTGGGCTTAAGTATGTGGTCTTTGTAGCCTGTGGTGGTTCTCTGGCTTCTTCTTACCCGGCACGTTATCTTCTGAATGCTGAGAGCAAGAATCTCAGTGTATTTGGATATAACAGCAATGAGTTTGTTCATGCAACGCCGAAATGCGTTGGAAAAAACAGCTTGGTGATCTGCACATCCACAAAAGCAACAGCAGAGACAGTAGAAGCTGTCAAAACAGCAAAAAATCTGGGTGCTGTTACGATTGGACTTACCGGTTATGCCGATAGTCTGACAGCTAAGACTGCCCAGTATTATATTACCTATTATCATGCAGACGAGTGGTATGAAGATGCTTCTCTGGTCCATTACAACAGCCAAGGAACAGCTCTTAAGGTCGCGTTTTGGCTTTTAAAAGAGTATGACCACTATCAGAATTATGAGAAAGCTTTGGAAGGTTTTGAAAAACTTCCGGCAATCTATGCTGCTGCACATGAGACAATGAAACCGATCTCAGTACAGTTTGGAATGCGGTATAAAGATGACACTGTATTTAATGTTTTAGGTAGCGGTGTCGCATGGGAAGCTGTTTATTCTGATGCATTCTGCTTTTTCCAGGAAATGCAGACGGTACATTGTGTTCCGATCCATTCTGGAGAGTATTTTCATGGTGCATTTGAAACAACCGATGCAAGTCTGGCAGTTTTGCTCCTAAAGAGCGTAGGACGTACCAGATACTTGGATGAACGGGCAGAGCGCTTCCTTGATCAGTTTGGCGGACATCATTTTGTGGTTGATGCAAAAGAATTGGGACTTGATCAGCTTGACGCTTCTGTTGCGGAATACTTTAATTCTTTGCTTTTGCACCCAATCAGCAAGCAGTTAATTGCTGCAATGGGAGAAGTGCGGATGCATCCCATGACTTATCGCAGATATATGTGGAAATTTGATTATTAA